A part of Bacillus thuringiensis genomic DNA contains:
- the phoP gene encoding two-component system response regulator PhoP, with product MNNRILVVDDEEFILTLIEFNLQQAGFEVITAMDGEMALQKATTERPDLIILDLMLPKMDGMEVCKELRLQRVMTPILMLTAKDDEFDKVLGLELGADDYMTKPFSPREVVARVKAILRRTKLQQEEQVKEASDEESITIAELKILPEFYEAYFQGRKLELTPKEFELLVYLAKNKSRVLTRDQLLSAVWNYDFAGDTRIVDVHISHLRDKIEQNTKKPTYIKTIRGLGYKLEEPKGDE from the coding sequence ATGAACAATCGTATTTTAGTAGTTGATGATGAGGAATTTATCTTAACTTTAATTGAATTTAATCTACAACAAGCTGGGTTTGAAGTTATAACAGCGATGGATGGAGAAATGGCGCTTCAAAAAGCGACAACAGAACGCCCAGATTTAATTATATTAGATTTAATGCTTCCGAAAATGGATGGTATGGAAGTGTGTAAAGAATTACGATTGCAGCGCGTTATGACGCCGATTTTAATGTTAACAGCAAAAGATGATGAATTTGATAAGGTGCTAGGTCTTGAACTTGGGGCAGATGATTATATGACGAAGCCGTTTAGCCCAAGGGAAGTTGTTGCGCGTGTGAAGGCAATTTTACGCCGCACGAAACTACAACAAGAAGAACAAGTTAAAGAAGCTTCAGATGAAGAGAGTATCACAATTGCTGAACTTAAAATTTTGCCGGAATTTTATGAGGCTTATTTCCAAGGAAGAAAGCTTGAATTAACACCAAAAGAATTTGAACTACTTGTTTATCTTGCGAAAAATAAAAGTCGCGTGTTGACACGTGATCAATTATTAAGTGCTGTATGGAACTATGATTTTGCTGGTGATACACGAATTGTTGACGTTCATATTAGCCATTTGCGCGATAAAATTGAACAAAATACGAAAAAACCGACGTACATTAAAACGATACGTGGTTTAGGATATAAATTAGAGGAGCCAAAAGGGGATGAATAA
- the phoR gene encoding sensory box histidine kinase PhoR, with protein MNKFRSRLLFTFVSLIVFILVGLGLLLETVFENYYIDHAKERMVKETEYVAVLAEEQGFDDVLKNPYVFEKLEEKIQASIVFVDEKKKVQYSGGEQSAFSQGIIKELTSETTKQRNKVITKETDQNNEFYHAVFVQDVAGKQGYILVKSTIEPLKSVHQKTWGLLIIGFVIACLVVVFLGMKITGQYIRPIESVTKVAIELAKGNYKARAYESHSDETGMLSKAINILARNLQEMTLEQEMQQDRLHTLIENMGSGMILIDSRGYINLVNRSYKETFHVTDEEYLDRLYYESFHHTEIIELVEEIFMTEVKVRKQMLLPLGIERKHFEVYGAPIIGTNHEWKGIVLVFHDITELKKLEQMRKDFLANVSHELKTPITSIKGFSETLLDGAMDNKKFCEHFLHIILKESERMQGLIEDLLDLSKIEQQGFKLSMGTVDMKGLLEDIHMVLDNKAGEKEISLQVNALKGVSVIGDPSRLKQIFINLMNNAIVYTPAGGVVSVELAEDKYNAYIKVLDTGIGISKDEIPRIFERFYRVDKARSRNTGGTGLGLSIVKHLVEAHHGTITVDSEVGEGTTFTVVLPKSATEK; from the coding sequence ATGAATAAATTTCGTTCCAGGCTTCTTTTTACATTTGTTTCTCTTATTGTTTTTATTTTAGTTGGACTAGGTTTATTACTGGAAACCGTGTTTGAAAACTACTATATAGATCATGCCAAAGAGAGAATGGTAAAAGAGACAGAGTATGTTGCGGTATTAGCAGAAGAACAGGGTTTTGATGATGTTTTAAAAAATCCATATGTATTTGAAAAGTTAGAAGAAAAAATACAGGCTTCTATTGTATTTGTAGATGAAAAAAAGAAAGTTCAATATAGCGGCGGAGAACAGTCTGCATTTAGCCAAGGGATAATTAAAGAACTTACTTCTGAAACAACGAAACAAAGAAATAAAGTCATTACGAAAGAAACAGATCAGAATAATGAATTTTACCATGCGGTGTTCGTTCAAGATGTGGCAGGGAAACAAGGGTACATTTTGGTGAAAAGTACAATTGAGCCTTTGAAATCTGTTCATCAAAAAACGTGGGGATTATTAATTATCGGATTTGTTATCGCTTGTCTCGTAGTCGTATTTTTAGGTATGAAAATTACAGGGCAATACATTAGGCCGATTGAATCCGTTACGAAAGTGGCTATCGAATTAGCGAAGGGAAATTATAAAGCGCGCGCTTATGAAAGTCATTCAGATGAGACGGGAATGCTGAGTAAAGCGATTAATATTTTAGCCCGTAATTTACAAGAGATGACACTTGAGCAAGAAATGCAACAAGATCGTCTGCATACGTTAATTGAAAATATGGGAAGCGGAATGATTTTAATTGATAGCCGCGGTTATATAAACCTTGTAAACCGTTCTTATAAGGAGACTTTCCACGTAACAGATGAAGAATATTTAGATCGTTTATATTATGAGTCGTTTCATCATACAGAAATTATAGAGCTTGTGGAAGAAATCTTTATGACAGAAGTGAAAGTGCGTAAACAAATGTTATTGCCGCTTGGAATTGAGCGAAAGCATTTCGAAGTATATGGAGCACCGATTATCGGGACGAACCATGAATGGAAAGGGATTGTCCTTGTATTCCATGACATTACTGAGCTAAAGAAATTAGAACAAATGAGAAAAGACTTTTTAGCGAATGTTTCTCATGAACTAAAGACACCGATTACTTCTATTAAAGGTTTTTCAGAAACGCTCTTGGACGGAGCGATGGATAATAAAAAATTCTGCGAACATTTCTTGCACATTATTTTAAAAGAAAGTGAACGCATGCAAGGGTTAATTGAAGATTTATTAGATTTATCAAAGATTGAGCAACAAGGATTTAAATTGAGTATGGGGACCGTTGATATGAAGGGACTTCTTGAAGACATTCATATGGTGCTTGATAACAAAGCAGGAGAAAAAGAAATTTCTTTACAAGTAAATGCGCTAAAAGGAGTCTCGGTCATTGGAGATCCAAGTCGTTTGAAGCAAATCTTTATTAATTTAATGAATAACGCAATCGTATATACGCCGGCTGGAGGCGTTGTTTCTGTAGAATTAGCAGAAGATAAATATAATGCTTATATAAAAGTATTGGATACGGGAATTGGTATTAGTAAAGATGAAATTCCGCGTATTTTTGAACGCTTTTACCGAGTGGATAAAGCGAGAAGTAGAAATACTGGTGGTACAGGCCTTGGATTATCGATTGTAAAGCATTTAGTTGAGGCACATCACGGTACGATTACAGTGGATAGTGAAGTTGGGGAAGGGACAACATTTACAGTTGTTTTACCAAAATCAGCAACTGAAAAATAG